The genomic region GCTACGACCGGGACGTGCTGGCCGTGCCCGGCCCGCTGGGCTCCCTCGCCTCCGAAGGCTGCCACGACCTGATCAAAGCCAACCGCGCCGCCCTGTACTCCGAGCCTGCCGACATCGAGCAGCTGCTCAACTGGGACCTGGCCCTGCACCTAACCGGCAAGCCCAAAAGCCCCACTACCTACGACCCGCTGGATTTCACGCCCGAGGAACTGCAGCTGCTGCTGGTGCTGCAGGCGGCCCCCAACCGCGAGGAACACCTCGACACGCTGGCCTGGAAAGCCCAGCAGCCGGTGCACCAAGTGGCTTCCCTCCTGCTGGGGCTGGAGTTCCGCAGCATCCTGAAGGCCCTGCCGGGCAAACGCTTCGGGCTGCTGTGAGGCATAAAAACAGTAGTCAAAAATCGTGGAACGTCAAAATGTTCCACGGGGAACCTTGCCTATTCAAACCCTTTATCCAGGCTCTAGTGGCAAGTTTTCAGTCGCTTAGCGGCAGATAAAAAAACAGATTGTTTTTTATCTGCCGGCTAGTAGGCAGTGATTTTCGGCTGGCCCAGCCCGATAAGCGCGCTGTAAATAGCCAGTGGACGACAACTCCACCGGTTTTGTCAACTGGTTCCGGCCGGGGCTGCTTTCTTTGCGGGCATGATGGTGCTTTTTAACGGCGAGCTACTGCCGGCCGACGCGGTACGTCTGCCGCTGCCCAACCGGGGCCTATACTTCAACGACGGCTTCTTCGAGACGCTGGTGTGGGAGCCGGCCGGCCTGCGCTACCTCCCCTACCATCTGGCGCGCATGCAGCGGGCGGCCGCCGCCCTGGGCCTGCATTTGCCGGCGGCCCTGGCCACCGGCGCCACCCTCACCGCCACCGTGCGGCAGCTGGCCGCTACTGCCCAGGAGCCGCTGCAGCGCATCCGGCTGCAGCTTTGGCGCAGCGGCGGCGGCCTCTACGCCCCAGCCACCGCCGATGCGGAATGGCTGGTCACCAGCCAGCCCTTCACGGCTACGGAAACGCCCATCCTGCGGTGCGACTTCGCGGAAACGGTGCGCACGCACGCCTCGCCGGTATCGTTCTGCAAAGGGCCCAATGCCCTAACCTACGTGCTGGCGGCCCGCGAGCGGCAGCAGCGCGGGCTGGAAGAATTGATTTTACTCTCGGGGGATGGCTACGTGGCCGAAACCGTGGCAGCGGCCATTGGCTGGATCTGGCAAGGAGCCGTGTACGTACCCGCCGAAGCCGCCGGTGGCGTGGCCGGAACCCGGCTGGCCCATCTGCGGGCAGTGGCCGCTACGTTGGGCTTGCCCTGGCACGAGGGATTATACGAGCCGGCCGGATTGCTGCAGGCGGAAGCCGTTTTCACGGCCAACATTGCGGGCATTCGGCCAGTGCAGGCTGTAGCCGGTCATCTGTTCAACTCTGAAACGCACCCGGTGCTACGCCAGCTACAGGTTGCAGAGCGTACATCAGGCTGATTAGCGCTGCCGGCGCTGTAAGCCGACAATCAGCAAAATAGATATTTAAATAATACTATACAGACACTTCCACTGAACGACTCCGTAACTGGAACCAGCTGTCAAAAAACTCCTGCAGATCCGCTTCCGTAACGTTGTTCTGGCGCAATACTTCATGCCGGTCGCAGTGGGTGCCATCGAGGGCATAAAGGGCAATCCAGGCACGATGACGGCGACTTAGCACCGGAGATGGCGGGGTCGAATGGCCAGGTAGAACCATTGCACAAACAGGTAGCGCAGAGATATATAGCATACCTCAGATACGCAGCCAGCTTAGCAGTTGGATTTTGGGCACAGATGTCGATTATCCAATTTCCCGTATTGGGTAGCTCCTTACCGGCGACGTAGCATGGAGTGCACCTGCAGCCGCAGCCAGCCAGACATATAAGTAGCCAGGTCGGCTTCCGTTACTTCGTTCTGCGCCAGCACTTCCCGGCGGCTCAGAAAGTTCGATTGCAGCGAGTAGAGAGCCACCCAAGCCCGATGCTGCCGGGATAAACCAGCCGCTGGAGAACCCGCTAGAGAACCCATGAGCTGCGTGTTATTGCCAGAAAGTATAGTTGCTATCATGCCGATACCTACGGCATTATTCCTGTTTTCAGATTTAAGGTTTCTCAAATTGAGCTTAAAAAATCTTTTTGTCGGAACTTTTTTCGGTAGAATGAATCCCTCCTACCTAAGGCAGACAAAATCAGGAAGCGCCTTATCCGTTGGTTTTATGGACTCTCGTAGAACGTTGCCATCCAATCCAGTGCTGCCAGCGGCCGGCTACACGGCCACCGGGGCCTTGATAGCGGGCCAGGGGTCGTAGTTTTCGAGGGTGAAGTCTTCGTATTGAAAGGCGAAGATGTCCTGTACGGCCGGGTTCAGGCGCATGCGGGGCAGCGGGCGGGGCTCCCGGGTGAGCTGCAGGCGGGCCTGCTCCAGGTGGTTGCTGTAGAGGTGGGTGTCGCCGCCGGTCCAGATGAACTCGCCGGGCTCCAGGCCGGTGACCTGGGCCATCATGAGCGTGAGCAGAGCGTAGGAGGCAATATTGAAGGGCACGCCAAGGAACACATCGGCGGAGCGCTGGTAGAGCTGGCAGCTGAGGCGGCCGTCGGCCACGTAGAACTGGAACAGGGCGTGGCAGGGCGTCAGGCGCATGAGGGGCAGCTCGGCCACGTTCCAGGCCGAAACCACCATGCGGCGCGAATCGGGCTGCGTGCGTAGCAGGTGCACCATCTGCGCAATCTGGTCGATGCTCTGGCCGTCGGGCGTGGCCCAGCTGCGCCACTGCTTGCCGTAGATGGGGCCCAGCTCGCCATTTTCATCGGCCCACTCCCGCCAGATGGTCACGCCCACGTCTTCCAGGGACTGGTTGCTGGTGTCGCCACGCAGAAACCAGAGCAGCTCGTGGATGATGCTTTTCAGGTGGACTTTTTTGGTGGTTACCAGCGGAAAGCCCTGCTGCAGATCAAACCGCATCTGGTAGCCGAACACCGACTGCGTGCCGGTGCCGGTGCGGTCGGTTTTCTGGGTGCCGTGGTCGAGGATGTGCTGCAGCAGGGTGTGGTACTGGTTCATGGAGCGGATTGTAGCGTAAGCTTTAGCTTGCGCCGAAGCGAACAAGCCGCCAAAAATAGAAAAAGCCGCCCGGTTCGGGCGGCTTTTCTGGCAGGATGGCTTTCGGGGAAACGCGGCGCGTTTACCGCTTGCTGATTTTGTTGTGGGTGATGCTGCGCTGCTGGTTGCTTTTGAAGCCGTCCACGTCGTCGGAGCGGAGGGCGCGGTGCTTGGTGGCGCGGCCGCTCATGCGGGCCCGCCACATCCGGAACGAGGACGCCTTCATTTCGCGGCGCATCAGGGCAATGACGTCCTTTTCGGCCAAGCCAAACTGGGTTTCAATGGCCTCGAACGGCGTGCGGTCCTCCCAGCCCATTTCGATGATTCGGTCAATGTCTTCGGGAGATAAGGCAGCGGCAGGTTGGGCAGGATTATCGGGCATCGGATGGCAGATTGTGCGGGGCTAACATGCCCGACGCTTCTGCAACCGCCGGGCTTCGGGGGATGTTTCGGGGCACAGCCGCCGCCGGCCGTTACTGCGCCGCCAGCACTTCACGCCACTGGCCACTTTCGGCATAGTGTTTTACCACGCGCCCACGCGCCACCAGAAACTTCCGGAGGTAGCGTTTCAGCACCAGCGCATCCACCACTTGGCCCAGCCAACCCAACGGAGAGGCAAACTCGAACACGTCCCGCATCAGGGTACCAGCATCCTGCACTTGAAAATGGTGCTCATGGCGCATG from Hymenobacter canadensis harbors:
- a CDS encoding DNA-processing protein DprA, which codes for MFDCVTQGGLLTEFPFGTQPDKYNFPSRNRIIAGLSDGTVLVEAAKKGGALITADLALGYDRDVLAVPGPLGSLASEGCHDLIKANRAALYSEPADIEQLLNWDLALHLTGKPKSPTTYDPLDFTPEELQLLLVLQAAPNREEHLDTLAWKAQQPVHQVASLLLGLEFRSILKALPGKRFGLL
- a CDS encoding aminotransferase class IV, yielding MMVLFNGELLPADAVRLPLPNRGLYFNDGFFETLVWEPAGLRYLPYHLARMQRAAAALGLHLPAALATGATLTATVRQLAATAQEPLQRIRLQLWRSGGGLYAPATADAEWLVTSQPFTATETPILRCDFAETVRTHASPVSFCKGPNALTYVLAARERQQRGLEELILLSGDGYVAETVAAAIGWIWQGAVYVPAEAAGGVAGTRLAHLRAVAATLGLPWHEGLYEPAGLLQAEAVFTANIAGIRPVQAVAGHLFNSETHPVLRQLQVAERTSG
- a CDS encoding thymidylate synthase; translated protein: MNQYHTLLQHILDHGTQKTDRTGTGTQSVFGYQMRFDLQQGFPLVTTKKVHLKSIIHELLWFLRGDTSNQSLEDVGVTIWREWADENGELGPIYGKQWRSWATPDGQSIDQIAQMVHLLRTQPDSRRMVVSAWNVAELPLMRLTPCHALFQFYVADGRLSCQLYQRSADVFLGVPFNIASYALLTLMMAQVTGLEPGEFIWTGGDTHLYSNHLEQARLQLTREPRPLPRMRLNPAVQDIFAFQYEDFTLENYDPWPAIKAPVAV
- a CDS encoding TIGR03643 family protein — protein: MPDNPAQPAAALSPEDIDRIIEMGWEDRTPFEAIETQFGLAEKDVIALMRREMKASSFRMWRARMSGRATKHRALRSDDVDGFKSNQQRSITHNKISKR